AGGGTTCGCTCTGTTACTGTCCAGTCATTGGCAGTTCTCGCTTTGTCTGCCAACAATAAACTGCAGCAGGATCCATCAAGATAAGCGGCTCTAGTTGACGACTGAAGCATTCCCTACCTGAGAAACATAGAGACGAGGTCGCTTCTCAGATGCGGACCCGGCAGGAGGGGCATTCTGATCCGGTGGAGGATTGTCTtggcctttctctcccccccCGCGTCTGAGTCGCGTAAGTCCTTGTTCCTCTGGTCCCTGGCCAGGCGGCATCGCTGCGATTGTGGGAGCCGCCCTGGCAATTGCTTCTATGCTAGGAACCACGAATTTCTCAGCGATGGAGAGAGCTTCATTCCACGGAATTTGAGGTCGCGTCTGTAGCCCTGTCGTAATCCCTTGTGCCGCCAGCTGAGTTGCCTGAGAAGCCATCCCTGTTACCGACCGCACTGCGTTCGTCGCCAAGCCAGCAACGCTTGCTACGCCGCCCTTGGCATGGTTCGCAACTTCACTGAGCAGAGACGGAGCTGCGTAAACCGGGTAAGTATTAGCAGGGTATCCACCCTGTACGTACTGCGGTGTGGAATACGCTCCGTACGGATAGCTCATGCCATTCAGATAGGGTTCAccgccgccgcctccctGTTGAGGAAGCCGTTCTGTACCGTCGGGGATGCCGTGATACCCCGCAGATATCGTGGGATAGGCAGGAAGGGACCCTGACTGTTCAAGATAGTACCCATACGGCGCTGCAAGGAGGAATATGCAAACAGGACAGCAACACCGGCGCATGTTTCGGGCACGCAGATGTCCCCGCGACATATTCCAGTGTCGCAACGATAAACTGATTTCTCCTTTCTTACAACCGCATGATGCTGGCTCATACGCGTGGATAATGAACTCCTGCATCTTTAGCTGCTAGTGAAGTTTTCATTTCTTCAACTACCAGGTAAACCAACGTAA
This genomic interval from Toxoplasma gondii ME49 chromosome VIIb, whole genome shotgun sequence contains the following:
- a CDS encoding hypothetical protein (encoded by transcript TGME49_264150~Signal peptide predicted by SignalP 2.0 HMM (probability 0.924) with cleavage site probability 0.858 at residue 28), with protein sequence MATRRLRMAVIGGIISSVLFRCPLSGSGQPFPFPPSSPQPQVWHDPGHATLTLIAQNQNPYTTAAAYMVRPIISSAVIGAGNVVRGAVSRVSNALGAASAASAMAAPYGYYLEQSGSLPAYPTISAGYHGIPDGTERLPQQGGGGGEPYLNGMSYPYGAYSTPQYVQGGYPANTYPVYAAPSLLSEVANHAKGGVASVAGLATNAVRSVTGMASQATQLAAQGITTGLQTRPQIPWNEALSIAEKFVVPSIEAIARAAPTIAAMPPGQGPEEQGLTRLRRGGGEKGQDNPPPDQNAPPAGSASEKRPRLYVSQVGNASVVN